A part of Candidatus Hydrogenedentota bacterium genomic DNA contains:
- the cysT gene encoding sulfate ABC transporter permease subunit CysT — protein MARKQTVLPGFGLAGGYTLFYLCLIVLIPLGAMFLKASTLSWDALWETIASPRAVASYRLSVQAAFAAAAVNAVFGLLVAWVLVRYPFPGKRFVDALVDLPFALPTAVAGIALTTLYSPKGWIGRLLDPLGVKVAFTPLGIVVALTFIGLPFVVRTVQPVLEDLDKDIEEAARSLGATPAQTFLHVLAPYLVPSLLTGFAMAFARGLGEYGSVVFISGNMPMKTEITPLLIMTKLEQFDYAGATALGVVMLLISFTMLFAINLLQWWSGSRALRG, from the coding sequence CTGGCAAGGAAACAAACTGTTTTGCCCGGATTCGGACTGGCGGGCGGGTACACGCTTTTCTACCTGTGCCTGATTGTCCTGATACCGCTCGGCGCAATGTTCCTCAAGGCGTCCACGCTTTCGTGGGACGCATTGTGGGAAACCATCGCCTCGCCGCGCGCCGTGGCTTCCTATCGCCTGAGCGTGCAGGCGGCGTTTGCCGCCGCCGCGGTCAATGCCGTGTTCGGACTTCTGGTGGCCTGGGTGCTGGTCCGGTACCCGTTTCCCGGTAAACGCTTTGTGGATGCCCTGGTGGATTTGCCTTTTGCGCTGCCGACCGCCGTGGCGGGCATCGCGTTGACAACGCTCTATTCGCCCAAGGGCTGGATTGGGCGTCTTCTCGATCCCCTTGGCGTCAAGGTGGCTTTTACCCCGCTGGGAATCGTCGTCGCCCTTACCTTTATCGGGCTTCCGTTCGTGGTGCGCACGGTCCAGCCCGTTCTCGAGGATCTCGATAAAGACATCGAGGAAGCCGCGCGCAGCCTTGGCGCAACGCCCGCCCAGACCTTCCTGCACGTCCTCGCGCCTTATCTCGTGCCTTCGCTGCTGACCGGGTTTGCGATGGCATTTGCGCGCGGCCTCGGCGAGTACGGATCGGTCGTTTTCATTTCGGGGAACATGCCGATGAAGACGGAAATCACGCCGCTCCTGATTATGACCAAGCTCGAGCAGTTCGATTATGCGGGCGCCACGGCGCTCGGCGTGGTCATGCTCCTGATCTCGTTCACCATGCTTTTTGCCATCAACCTGCTCCAATGGTGGAGCGGCTCCCGCGCCCTCCGAGGATAA
- a CDS encoding phosphoadenylyl-sulfate reductase: protein MNASLQISETLAALNGLGSEAMLQWALMQHGRRAAIFTSFQNTGCVMIDMAHRVAPGLRVITVDTLRLPRETYDLMEILEQRYGISIERFKPDPQRLEKMIRDHGEYLFFDSRAKQEFCCKVRKVEPNDRALDTVDVWITGLRRDQSKARMITPKAALIDHKGREILKLCPLIDWTEEQVREYLANHRVPYNTLYDKGYTSIGCQICSTPTRPGEDKRAGRWRWMNQLSEDHHKECGLHTRGSGI, encoded by the coding sequence ATGAATGCCTCGCTTCAAATATCCGAGACATTGGCGGCTTTGAATGGCCTTGGGTCCGAGGCAATGCTTCAATGGGCCCTGATGCAACATGGGCGTCGAGCCGCGATATTCACCAGTTTCCAAAATACGGGGTGCGTCATGATTGACATGGCGCACCGCGTCGCACCCGGCCTCCGCGTGATAACCGTGGACACCTTGCGTCTTCCACGGGAAACCTATGATCTGATGGAAATACTCGAACAGCGCTACGGTATTTCGATTGAACGCTTCAAGCCCGACCCGCAACGCCTTGAAAAGATGATTCGCGATCATGGCGAGTACCTGTTTTTCGACAGCCGCGCCAAACAGGAGTTTTGTTGCAAGGTGAGGAAAGTCGAGCCGAATGATCGCGCCCTCGATACCGTGGACGTCTGGATAACCGGATTGCGGCGCGATCAGTCCAAGGCCCGGATGATTACGCCCAAGGCGGCCCTGATCGATCACAAAGGGCGCGAAATACTCAAACTCTGTCCCCTCATAGACTGGACCGAGGAACAGGTTCGTGAATACCTCGCCAATCATCGTGTGCCCTACAATACGCTTTACGACAAAGGCTACACGAGCATCGGCTGCCAAATTTGCTCGACCCCAACGCGCCCCGGCGAGGATAAGCGCGCGGGACGCTGGCGCTGGATGAATCAACTCAGCGAGGATCACCATAAAGAGTGCGGACTGCACACGCGCGGAAGCGGCATCTGA
- a CDS encoding nitrite/sulfite reductase, translated as MNDDSSVLHLPERIRNDALAFRNVVDAYLRGEMPEKEFHSHHVGMGIYEHREKGRFMVRVRIGAGIALSRQLIRIAELSRQYGSGILHVTTRQDIQIHGVTVPHLPDVVESLLEAGLSSRGGGGNTVRNITACFGAGLCTDELFDVAPYAVAVAEYLLQNERSYMLPRKFKIAFSGCEKDCALASVADLGFFARIRDGEPGFAVHAGGGLGVNPRAGIRIEDFVPVGDVFWVAEAIRRLFDKYGNRANRNRARLRYVLADSGEEAFLDLYRQEREILHAQGLPGEIPVIRKKEAHPGNQRTIPVPLALGHITADALSVVAEIALRFGTGEIRTTQLQDLLIPGIPEEVVPRVLGLLAEAGLDKGANGHPKIVACTGASTCRLGICRSRDLAQAIGDHFQTCGIGIDNASSPVIRISGCPNSCAAHQIAEVGLQGSSRRIKGVLVPHYTVYVGGSLSGQGARLGEKIATVPARRIPELLADCLTNGKIDPIKVRARAPQYEEPPEDLPKSYFFDFGSEKAFALPGRAHSTANAVDEEASK; from the coding sequence ATGAATGACGATTCGTCGGTCCTACACCTTCCGGAGCGTATCCGAAACGATGCGTTGGCGTTTCGGAACGTGGTGGATGCTTATTTGCGCGGTGAAATGCCCGAGAAGGAATTCCATTCTCATCATGTGGGCATGGGCATTTACGAACATCGGGAGAAAGGGCGGTTCATGGTGCGCGTTCGCATAGGCGCGGGCATCGCGCTTTCCAGGCAACTGATTCGTATTGCGGAATTGAGCCGCCAATACGGCAGTGGAATCTTGCATGTAACAACCCGGCAGGATATCCAGATTCACGGTGTGACGGTTCCGCATTTGCCGGATGTCGTCGAGAGCCTTCTTGAAGCCGGCCTGTCTTCGCGCGGAGGCGGCGGCAATACCGTCCGCAACATCACGGCCTGCTTTGGCGCCGGACTTTGCACGGATGAACTTTTCGATGTGGCTCCGTATGCGGTGGCGGTGGCGGAATATCTTCTTCAAAACGAGCGATCGTACATGCTCCCCCGAAAATTCAAGATAGCGTTTTCAGGCTGCGAGAAGGATTGCGCGCTGGCCTCGGTGGCCGATCTTGGTTTTTTTGCGCGCATACGCGACGGGGAACCGGGTTTTGCGGTCCATGCGGGCGGCGGTCTGGGCGTCAATCCTCGTGCCGGCATCCGCATTGAGGACTTTGTCCCGGTCGGCGACGTTTTTTGGGTGGCCGAGGCAATCCGCCGTCTTTTCGACAAATATGGAAATCGCGCGAACCGTAACCGGGCCCGGCTGCGTTATGTCCTCGCGGATTCCGGGGAAGAAGCCTTCCTCGATTTGTATCGCCAGGAACGGGAGATTTTGCACGCGCAGGGATTGCCTGGTGAGATTCCCGTCATTCGAAAAAAGGAAGCCCACCCCGGCAACCAACGGACCATTCCCGTTCCCCTTGCCCTTGGGCACATTACCGCCGACGCCTTGTCGGTGGTGGCTGAAATCGCCCTTCGTTTCGGAACAGGAGAAATCCGGACAACCCAACTCCAGGATCTGCTGATTCCCGGCATTCCGGAAGAGGTTGTTCCGAGGGTGCTGGGATTGCTGGCGGAAGCGGGGCTGGACAAGGGCGCGAACGGTCACCCCAAAATCGTCGCTTGCACCGGCGCCTCGACGTGCAGACTGGGCATTTGCCGGTCGCGCGACCTCGCGCAGGCCATTGGGGATCATTTTCAAACGTGCGGGATTGGAATTGACAACGCATCGTCCCCGGTGATCCGCATCAGCGGTTGCCCGAACAGTTGCGCGGCCCATCAAATTGCGGAGGTCGGACTTCAGGGTTCGTCCCGGCGGATAAAGGGCGTTCTCGTGCCGCATTACACCGTTTATGTCGGCGGCAGCCTCTCCGGCCAAGGCGCCCGGCTCGGCGAGAAAATTGCCACCGTTCCCGCTCGAAGGATTCCTGAACTGTTGGCGGACTGCCTGACCAATGGCAAGATCGATCCGATAAAAGTGCGTGCGCGCGCGCCTCAATATGAAGAACCGCCGGAAGATCTCCCGAAATCGTATTTTTTTGACTTTGGATCGGAAAAGGCCTTTGCCCTGCCCGGTCGGGCGCACAGCACGGCCAACGCGGTAGATGAGGAAGCATCGAAATGA
- a CDS encoding carbon-nitrogen hydrolase family protein, translated as MFVTPNLSDNLEKIVHYIAMSDCDFILFPEMSLTGYHGEFSDQAVRKAWRQIAAACRQAYVTAIIGTGAREEGKTYIQSRIYGDNGRLLGTHEKLVPTSGDRKFCSPGGELRVFKRHGIVFGCLICNDLWVTPGCGPYPDPRLTYKLGQMGAQVIFHSINSGGSEIHTPYHESNLVLRAMESNLHIVTANAAVPNGAVNAATGVVSPKGEWLVKCPRTGEHHFAIDIEVESE; from the coding sequence ATGTTCGTTACGCCGAATTTGTCTGACAACTTGGAAAAGATTGTGCATTACATTGCGATGAGTGATTGCGACTTCATCCTGTTCCCGGAAATGAGCCTGACCGGGTATCACGGGGAGTTCAGCGATCAAGCGGTGCGAAAGGCATGGCGGCAGATTGCGGCGGCTTGCCGTCAGGCCTACGTCACGGCCATCATTGGCACCGGCGCGCGTGAAGAAGGCAAGACCTATATCCAAAGCCGCATTTATGGCGACAACGGACGCTTGCTGGGGACACACGAAAAACTGGTCCCGACAAGCGGTGACCGCAAGTTTTGCAGTCCCGGCGGCGAATTGCGTGTGTTCAAACGTCATGGGATCGTGTTTGGCTGCCTGATTTGTAACGATCTGTGGGTCACGCCAGGTTGCGGGCCTTATCCCGACCCGCGCCTCACCTATAAGCTTGGGCAAATGGGGGCACAGGTCATATTCCACTCCATCAATTCAGGCGGAAGCGAAATCCACACCCCCTACCATGAATCCAACCTTGTATTAAGGGCCATGGAAAGCAATCTCCATATCGTCACCGCCAACGCCGCCGTGCCGAATGGAGCTGTCAACGCCGCCACAGGCGTTGTTTCACCCAAGGGCGAGTGGTTGGTCAAATGCCCGCGAACCGGAGAACATCACTTCGCCATTGACATTGAAGTCGAAAGCGAATGA
- the ilvB gene encoding biosynthetic-type acetolactate synthase large subunit gives MARERRKKHPLAGKQMTGADMIIQILADEGVDVFFGYNGGQILPTFDALFRYNAAQGPKDQLNLVVPANEQGAGFMASGYARATGKVGVFVATSGPGATNCTTPIRDAMADSIPLVLITGQVPTHAVGTDAFQEAPVFSFMGACAKHVFMVSNPLELEATVRTAFDIARSGRPGPVVVDVPKDMQNYTGPFLGEGRLERRGYDNRIASLHEARLSSQETDAFFRLLGKSHRPLIYAGGGVISSNATKELRAFVERFRIPVVTTLMGIGAIDTTHELCLRMLGMHGTAYANYAVEDCDFLIAIGARFDDRVAGKVSEFAPHAKIAHVDIDAAEIGKVKQPDWAHVGDAKMALQDLIEAGKGFRRDFGPWLRHALKMKKDHPLNYNRANPLIQPEFVIETLNEMTRGNAIVCTGVGQHQMWAAQYFDFQRPRTFIASASMGTMGFGLPASIGAQLGSPGKTVIDVDGDGSLRMNIGELETATSYNVPVKVLLLNNTGDGMVLQWQRLFYGHRYSGTDKSLRKKDFVKVAEADGFTFARRVTEKEHVKKALDAWLGHDGPAFLDVTVDQNADVFPMVGPGQGYKEMITGPYIRSREVPHPEHIETADLNEL, from the coding sequence ATGGCAAGAGAACGCAGAAAAAAACATCCGCTGGCCGGAAAGCAGATGACCGGCGCGGACATGATTATTCAGATACTGGCGGACGAAGGCGTGGACGTGTTCTTCGGCTACAACGGCGGGCAAATTCTTCCGACCTTCGATGCGCTGTTCCGCTACAATGCGGCGCAGGGTCCCAAGGATCAGTTGAATCTCGTTGTGCCCGCGAATGAGCAGGGCGCCGGATTCATGGCGTCGGGCTATGCGCGGGCCACGGGCAAGGTGGGCGTATTCGTCGCGACGTCGGGACCGGGGGCCACGAATTGTACGACGCCCATTCGCGATGCGATGGCCGATTCGATTCCGCTCGTTCTCATTACCGGTCAGGTGCCGACCCACGCGGTCGGCACGGACGCTTTTCAGGAAGCGCCGGTGTTCAGTTTCATGGGCGCCTGCGCCAAGCATGTCTTCATGGTGTCGAATCCGCTTGAGTTGGAAGCGACCGTTCGGACCGCGTTTGACATTGCCCGTAGCGGTCGTCCGGGGCCGGTTGTGGTTGACGTGCCCAAGGATATGCAGAACTACACGGGACCGTTTCTCGGCGAGGGACGCCTTGAACGCCGTGGCTATGATAATCGAATTGCCTCCTTGCACGAGGCGCGCTTGTCTTCCCAGGAAACCGATGCCTTTTTCCGCCTCTTGGGCAAGTCGCATCGCCCGTTGATCTATGCCGGGGGCGGCGTTATTAGCAGCAATGCCACCAAGGAACTACGTGCGTTTGTGGAACGATTCCGCATCCCTGTGGTGACGACGCTGATGGGCATCGGCGCCATTGATACAACCCATGAGTTGTGCCTGCGGATGCTGGGCATGCACGGCACGGCCTATGCCAATTATGCCGTCGAGGATTGCGATTTCCTGATCGCCATCGGCGCGCGCTTCGATGACCGTGTGGCCGGAAAAGTCTCCGAATTCGCCCCGCACGCCAAGATCGCGCATGTGGACATTGACGCCGCTGAAATCGGGAAAGTCAAACAACCCGATTGGGCGCATGTCGGCGACGCGAAGATGGCGCTGCAAGACCTCATCGAAGCCGGCAAGGGGTTCCGCCGTGACTTCGGACCATGGTTGCGGCATGCGTTGAAAATGAAGAAAGACCATCCGCTCAATTACAACCGGGCCAATCCCCTGATTCAGCCCGAATTCGTAATCGAAACCCTCAATGAAATGACCCGCGGCAATGCGATCGTCTGCACGGGCGTCGGACAGCATCAAATGTGGGCCGCCCAGTATTTCGATTTTCAGCGGCCCCGCACGTTTATCGCATCGGCCAGCATGGGCACGATGGGGTTTGGTTTGCCGGCCTCCATCGGCGCGCAACTCGGTTCGCCGGGCAAGACCGTCATTGACGTGGACGGCGATGGCAGTCTCCGCATGAACATCGGAGAACTCGAAACGGCGACCAGCTATAACGTGCCCGTCAAGGTCCTCCTCCTGAACAATACCGGCGACGGCATGGTGCTGCAATGGCAGCGGCTGTTCTACGGCCACCGCTACTCGGGCACCGACAAATCGCTGCGCAAGAAGGATTTCGTGAAAGTGGCCGAAGCGGATGGATTCACGTTTGCACGGCGGGTTACCGAGAAAGAACACGTCAAAAAGGCTCTCGATGCCTGGCTCGGCCACGACGGACCGGCGTTTCTCGATGTCACGGTAGACCAGAATGCGGATGTGTTTCCCATGGTAGGGCCAGGCCAGGGATACAAGGAAATGATTACGGGACCGTATATCCGATCACGTGAAGTCCCGCATCCGGAACATATCGAAACCGCCGATCTGAACGAATTATAA
- a CDS encoding lysophospholipid acyltransferase family protein: MDRYAPFRVASRLIRGVCWIFVCWAAIRVVEWSGSSTLRKRIARLWLKRMLPIFGMRVKTVGTPPPDPYFLVTNHITWGDLFVMEALCDMRCVVQSEDATFPFLGRLFLGLDPIFSERSADQIPRLVNEMTATIRAGGNILLAPEGVVGPGRAVRRFRPALLESAVQTGCPVHYASITCRTPDGYPPASKVVLFGPDPYYRTPDGKIPDSELEAWGPERSFFIHLVKLLALPWHEFTVRFAPEPIRGTDKVQLAKDLQAAVQSIFIPVP, translated from the coding sequence GTGGATCGATACGCCCCTTTTCGCGTGGCTTCGCGGCTAATCCGTGGCGTCTGCTGGATTTTTGTTTGTTGGGCGGCGATTCGGGTTGTTGAATGGTCCGGCTCGTCCACTCTTCGCAAGCGAATCGCACGGCTGTGGCTCAAACGCATGTTGCCGATTTTCGGCATGCGCGTCAAGACCGTCGGCACGCCGCCGCCCGATCCGTATTTTCTTGTGACCAACCATATCACATGGGGCGATTTATTTGTGATGGAAGCCCTCTGCGACATGCGGTGCGTCGTTCAATCCGAGGACGCCACGTTTCCTTTTTTAGGCCGCCTGTTTCTTGGGTTGGATCCGATTTTCTCCGAACGGAGCGCCGATCAGATTCCAAGGCTGGTGAACGAAATGACCGCCACGATACGCGCCGGCGGCAATATTTTGCTTGCCCCGGAGGGCGTGGTTGGACCGGGACGCGCCGTACGGCGGTTCCGTCCGGCGTTACTCGAATCGGCCGTACAGACCGGTTGCCCGGTCCATTACGCGAGCATTACATGCCGCACACCCGACGGATATCCCCCGGCGTCCAAGGTCGTCCTGTTCGGTCCCGATCCGTATTACCGAACGCCGGACGGCAAAATTCCCGATTCAGAGTTGGAAGCATGGGGACCGGAGCGTTCGTTTTTCATTCACCTTGTCAAACTGCTGGCGCTTCCGTGGCACGAGTTCACGGTGCGCTTCGCGCCCGAACCCATCCGTGGAACCGACAAGGTCCAACTCGCCAAGGATCTTCAGGCCGCCGTTCAATCCATCTTTATTCCGGTACCATAG
- a CDS encoding alpha/beta hydrolase, which translates to MRKTLRIAGHVAWWSLMALLLAGLYFFFFKNGPQPIRYDLLRVPKGAPEAQPGFPTFYAAGVLWALGLVDVIEFENVPIPPGVVLKKDIEYGRVGDRPLRLDLYTPENLDRPAPCLIFIHGGGWAGGDKKDYAYYCVRFAQRGYVVASVGYRFVQEALFPACIQDVKCAVRYLRSHAAEHHIDADKMCAIGGSAGGHLSLMIGLSPHVPELEGDGGWPGVSSHVAAVVDLYGPTDLTVPGDRNHPILRRAMGKTYEEAPDLYALGSPIKFVTPNAPPILIFQGNIDDLVPVAQSNMLAEKLRSMGLPYWYDCLYGMPHTMDILLRTNERCQYIMNAFFETYLKGNPVEVAEAGRR; encoded by the coding sequence ATGCGGAAGACGTTGCGGATTGCTGGCCATGTCGCCTGGTGGTCGTTGATGGCCTTGTTGTTGGCGGGGTTGTACTTCTTTTTTTTCAAAAACGGGCCACAACCGATCCGCTACGATTTGTTGCGTGTTCCAAAGGGCGCTCCGGAAGCGCAGCCCGGATTTCCAACGTTTTATGCGGCCGGTGTCCTATGGGCATTGGGCCTTGTGGATGTGATTGAATTCGAGAACGTGCCCATTCCACCGGGCGTCGTGTTGAAGAAGGACATTGAATACGGGCGTGTGGGGGATCGCCCGCTTCGGCTGGATCTTTATACGCCTGAAAACCTGGACCGCCCCGCTCCGTGCCTGATATTCATTCACGGGGGAGGCTGGGCCGGCGGCGACAAGAAGGATTATGCCTACTACTGCGTTCGATTCGCGCAACGCGGGTATGTTGTGGCCAGCGTCGGTTACCGGTTCGTTCAGGAAGCCCTTTTTCCGGCGTGTATTCAAGACGTAAAATGTGCCGTGCGCTATCTGCGATCGCATGCCGCTGAACATCATATTGACGCGGACAAGATGTGCGCCATCGGGGGATCTGCGGGTGGCCATCTTTCGCTCATGATCGGACTTTCGCCTCATGTTCCGGAACTGGAGGGCGACGGCGGCTGGCCGGGCGTCAGCAGCCATGTGGCCGCCGTGGTCGATCTCTACGGCCCGACGGATTTGACCGTGCCGGGTGATCGCAATCATCCGATTCTCCGGCGGGCCATGGGCAAAACCTATGAGGAAGCCCCGGATCTCTACGCGCTGGGATCACCCATCAAGTTTGTCACGCCGAATGCACCGCCGATCCTGATTTTTCAGGGAAACATAGACGACCTCGTGCCTGTCGCGCAGTCAAACATGCTCGCCGAAAAACTCCGATCCATGGGGCTGCCCTATTGGTACGACTGCCTTTATGGTATGCCGCACACAATGGATATTCTCCTGCGCACCAATGAGCGTTGCCAGTACATCATGAATGCGTTTTTCGAGACATATCTCAAGGGCAATCCCGTCGAGGTGGCAGAAGCCGGAAGGCGGTGA